The following coding sequences are from one Pristis pectinata isolate sPriPec2 chromosome 18, sPriPec2.1.pri, whole genome shotgun sequence window:
- the LOC127579952 gene encoding fatty acid-binding protein 1, liver-like produces MAFTGKYELESLENFEQLLKALGFSDDIVQKYKDKSSVVEFVQNGDSFQCTYHFGNRATTNNFTIGQKSEFVSFTGHKVEGLAKLEGENKLVITMQGLTVMTELSGDRMIETITNGEVTCKKISKRI; encoded by the exons ATGGCCTTCACTGGAAAGTATGAATTGGAGAGTCTGGAAAACTTTGAACAACTCTTGAAAGCTCTAG gATTCTCAGATGATATCGTTCAGAAATATAAAGACAAAAGCAGCGTTGTTGAGTTTGTTCAGAATGGGGACTCCTTTCAATGCACTTACCACTTTGGTAACAGAGCTACCACAAACAATTTCACCATTGGACAAAAGAGTGAATTTGTATCTTTCACAGGGCACAAAGTTGAG GGTTTGGCGAAGCTGGAAGGTGAGAATAAGCTTGTTATCACAATGCAGGGATTGACTGTAATGACGGAGCTGAGTGGAGACAGAATGATTGAA ACTATTACCAATGGAGAAGTTACCTGCAAGAAAATTAGCAAAAGAATTTAA